GGGGCGGTCATGTCGCCTTCGTCTCCGGCGCTTTCCCCGGCCACATCGGCTGGCTGCCCGCTCGCCTGCTGCACTTCTTCGACCACCAGGAATGAGATTGCCCATGGCCTCCCCCATCGCCCCCGAGATCTTCAAGGCCTACGACATCCGCGGCATCGTGGACAAGACCCTCACCGAGGAGGCGGCGGAACTCATCGGCCGCGGACTGGGCACGATGGGCGCGAAGAAGCGCGTCAAGCGCTTCATCGTCGGGCGCGATGGACGCCTGTCGGGGCCGCGCCTCGTCGCGGCGCTCACGCGCGGCCTCAATGCGGCGGGCATGGACGTGACCGACATCGGCGTGGTCGCAACGCCGATGGTCTATTACGCGACGTACGAGCTGGGCACCGGCAGCGGCGTCATGGTGACCGGCAGCCACAACCCGCCCGAATACAACGGCCTCAAGATGATGGTCGCGGGCGACACGCTCGCCTCCGAAGCCATCCAGGACCTGCGCAAGCTCGTCGAGAGCGGCAAGTTCGCCTCCGGCAACGGTTCGGCCGACTCTAAGGACATGAAGGCCGCCTATCTCGATCGAATCACGGGCGACGTGAAGCTCGGGCGCCTCATGCGCATCGCCATCGACTGCGGCAACGGCTCGCCGGGGGCGATAGCACCGGCGCTCTACCGCAAGCTCGGCTGCGAAGTGCAGGAGCTTTTCTGCGAAGTGGACGGCAACTTCCCCAACCACCACCCGGATCCATCGCAGCCCAAGAACCTGCAGGACCTCATCCGCGCCGTGAAGGAGGGCCACGCGGAGGTGGGCCTCGCGTTCGACGGCGACGGCGACCGGCTCGGGGTGGTCACGAAGAACGGCAAGATCATCTACCCCGACCGCCAGCTCATGCTCTTCGCCGCCGACGTGCTGCAGCGCAACCCCGGCGCGCAGGTCATCTTCGATGTGAAGAGCACGCGCAATCTTTTCTCCTGGATCCGCGCCCACGGCGGCGAGCCGGTGCTGTGGAAGACCGGGCACTCGCTCATCAAGGCGAAGTTGAAGGAGACCGGGGCGCCGCTCGCCGGCGAGATGAGCGGCCACATCTTCTTCAAGGAGCGCTGGTACGGCTTCGACGACGGCCTTTATGCCGGCGCCCGCCTGCTCGAGATCCTCTCGCGCGCGCCCGACGTGACGCAGGCGCTCGAGGGACTTCCCGATTCCATCTCGACGCCGGAGCTGCAGCTCGCGCTCGACAAGGAAGGCGAGAACCACGCCCTCATCGCGTCGCTGCAGAAGTCCGCCCGCTTCGAGGGCGCCACCGAAGTCATCACCATCGACGGCCTGCGCGTCGAATATCCCGACGGATTCGGCCTCATGCGCGCCTCCAACACCACGCCCGTCGTCGTGCTGCGCTTCGAGGCCGACACGGACGCGGCCCTCACCCGCATCCAGGACGATTTTCGCCGCGTGCTCGCCGCAGCGCGGCCCGGTGCCAAGCTGCCGTTCTAGACGCCGTTCCAGGCGACTGGCCGCGGAGCACGCGCACTCGCCCTGCATCAGACGGGCGAGCGGCTCTGGGACCATTGGCACAGCGGCGGGTGGCGGGCAGCGGGCAGCGGGCAGCGAGGAGGGGTGAAAACAAAAGTTGGCTGGGTTTTTTTTTGGTTTTGGCCAGGTCAAATTGCTTCCGGCATCGCTGTCCGAAACCTCATCGGCATAGGCCATGGAGGCGACGTCAATGGCACCGTCATCTGGCCAAAACCAAAAAACAAACCCAGCCAACTTTTTTTTCACCCCGGAAGCTCCCCGGAAGCTCCCCGGAAGCTCCCCGGAAGCTCACCGGAAGCTCACCGGAAGCTCACCGGAAGCTCACCGGAAGCTCTCCGACGAGGTGCCGTCGCTCGAGCGCGAGAGGGAAGGCGGGCGCAATCACGGCTCGATCGTGGTGCGCTTCGGGGCGAATGCATCGGCTCGAGGGACGGATCTCCGGGCCGTTGCTTGACGGGCCGCAAACGTTTGTCTGCGCCCTGCCTTAGGATGAACGATCGACACGAATGCAGGGGAAGGAAGCCATGGATCCGCGCCTGAAGGAACTGGTCGGCAAGTCCGTACTCGCCAAGGAACTCTCGGACGGCGACGTTGCGGTCGTGGCCGGCCTCGTCCGCCTGCACCGGCTGGAGGACGGCCAGGTCATCACGCCCGAAGGCGAACCCGACAGCCACATGCACGTGATCGTGAACGGGGCGCTGGCGGTTTCGCGGCCCGGGCCGGACGGCACTTGGGAGAACCTGCACGTGATGACCGCGGGCGACCTCGTGGGCGAGCTCTCCTTCCTCGACGGCACGCCGCGCTACGCGGCGCTGCGGGCCGTGGGCCAGACGGAGATCTTCAGCCTCGACCGCGCCGACATCGAGAGCCTCGTGGAGAAGCACCCGTGGATCGCCTACCGCATCATGCGCGCGATCGTCCGCTTCACGCACGGCCTGCAGCGCCGCCTGAGCATGCAGTCGGCCGAGCTCATGCACTACCTGTACAAGAACCAGGCCAAGTACTGAAGGAAAAACGGGGTCGGATGACTTTGCGGATGCGGTCCTGCGACGGCGGGACACGAGCCGCAAAGCAATCCGACCCCGTTTTCTCGCGACAGGCCGGTTGATTCACGTCAATGGGCCGTCGGCCCGCTCCCCTACCCTTGCTACTGGACGGCGGAACGCCGAGCCGTTGCCCCCTGCACTGCACCCCCCAGGACGATGCACACGATCAAGCGCGGGTTGGACCTGCCCATAGCCGGAAGCCCGATCCAGTCGATCGGTGACGGGCCGGCCATGTCCCGCGTGGCCCTGCTGGGGGCCGACTACGTGGGCCTCAAGCCCACGCTTCTCGTGCAGCCCGGCGACAAGGTGCTGCGCGGGCAACCGCTCCTCGAGGACAAGAAAACTCCCGGAGTGCGCTACACCGCACCCGCAGCGGGCCACGTGTTCGCGGTCCTTCGCGGCGAGAAGCGCGCTTTCCGTTCCCTGGTGATCGAGGTTTCCCCCGAGGACGGCCCCGATGCCCAGGTGGCGTTCGCAAACTGGAATGGCGCGCCGCCCGTCCAAGGCGATGGCGCCGCGCTTCGCGCGCTCCTCGTGGAATCGGGCCTGTGGACCGCGTTTCGCGTCCGGCCCTTCAGCCGCGTACCGGCACCCGAGGCGATCCCCGAGGCGATCTTCGTGACCGCCATGGATACGCGCCCGCTCGCGCCCAGGGTCGATGTCGCGCTGGCCGGCCGGGAAGAGGACTTCGCTGCCGGCATCCTCGCGCTGCGCGAGCTCACGCCCGGGCCGGTGTACGTCTGCCGCGAACCGGGGTCGGCGCTTCGCGTGCCGCGCGCCGAGCGCATTGAAATCGAGGAATTCTCGGGCCCGCACCCCGCGGGCAACGCCGGGACGCACATCCACTTCCTGCATCCCGTCGGGCACGGCCGAAGCGTCTGGCACGTGGGCAGCCAGGACGCGGCGGCCATCGGACACCTTCTCGCCACGGGCAAGCTCGACGTTGCGCGCGTCGTATCGCTCGCAGGTCCCGGCGTCCTGCGACCGCGCCTCCTGCGAACGCGTCTGGGCGCGTCGATGGCGGAACTCACGTCCGGCGAGCTGGCTCCGGGCGAGCAGCGCATCGTCTCCGGCTCGGTGCTGGACGGGCGCGCGGCCACGGACGAAGCCGAGGCCTTTCTCGGCCGCTACCAGCAGCAGGTGAGCGTGCTGCCTGAAGGGCGCGATCGCGAGCTCTTCGGATGGATCGCGCCGGGCCGCGACAAGTTCTCCGTCGCAGGCGTGGTGCTGGGCGCCTTCGCGCGGGCGCGCAAGCGCGTCTTCACGACCACCACGAACGGCAGCCACCGCGCCATGGTGCCCATCGGCACCCACGAGGCGGTGATGCCCCTGGACATCCTGCCCACGTTCCTGCTGCGCGCGCTCCTCATGGGCGACGCCGAGCGGGCCGAGGCGCTGGGCGCCCTGGAGCTCGACGAGGAGGACCTCGCCCTGTGCACCTACGCCGACCCGGGGAAGAACGACTACGCGCCGATGCTTCGCGACGTGCTCCACCGGCTCGAGAGGGAAGCCTGACATGAGCGCCCTCGAGAAGCTCCTCGAGAAGGCGGGCCAGCCGTTCGGGCCGGGCAAGCCGCTTCGGCGCTTCCACGCGCTCTTCGAGGCGGCGGACACCTTCGCCCTGACGCCGCCCACGGTGACGACGGGCGCCACGCACGTGCGCGACGCGCTGGACCTCAAGCGCATGATGATGCTCGTGATCATTGCGATGCTGCCCTGCATCTTCATGGCGATGTACAACACGGGGCTGCAGGCGAACCTCGGCATCGACCCGGGCAAGGTCGCCTCGCTGGCGGGCTGGCGGCACGACGTGATGCGACTCGCCGGCGTGGGCTACTCGCCGGAAAGCTTCTCGGCCTGCCTCTTCCACGGTTCGCTCTATTTCCTGCCGCTCTACCTCATCACGATGGTCGTCGGCATCACCTGGGAGGTGCTCTTCGCGATCGTGCGGCGCCACGAGGTGAACGAGGGCTTCTTCGTCACCGGCATGATCTTCCCGCTCATCTGCCCCCCACGCTGCCTCTGTGGGAGGCGGCGCTGGGCATCAGCTTCGGCGTGGTGGTGGCCAAGGAAGTGTTCGGCGGGACGGGCATGAACTTCATCAACCCCGCGCTCGCGGCGCGCGCGTTCGTCTTCTTCGCCTATCCCGGCGACATTTCCGGCGACCAGGTCTGGGCAGCCGTCGCACCCGCCGCGGCGATCGACGGCTACTCCGGCGCCACCCTGCTCGGGCAGATGCGCCAGATGACCACCCCCTTCGAACAGCAGGGATTCTCCTGGTGGAACGCGTTCGTCGGCCTCGAGAAAGGCAGCCTCGGGGAGACCTCTGCGCTCGCCTGCCTCGCCGGCGCCGTCTTCCTCGTCGCCACCGGCGTGGGCTCGTGGCGAACCATGGCGGGCGCCGTGGCAGGCACGGCGGCCATGGCGGGCCTGTTCAATGCCATCGGCTCGACGACCAACCCGTGGTTCGCAGTGCCCTTCTGGTGGCACATGGTCCTGGGTGGCTGGGCGTTCGGGATAGCGTTCATGGCCACCGACCCGGTGACCTCCCCGTTCGCGGAAGGCGGCAAGCTCGCCTACGGCTTTCTCATCGGGGTCCTCGTCGTGCTGATCCGGGTGGTGAACCCGGCGTACCCGGAAGCGGTGATGCTCGTGATCCTCTTCATGAACGTCATGGCCCCGCTCATCGACTTCGGGTTCGTGAAGGCCAACATCGACCGGCGGGCGCGCAGGGCAGGCAGTCATGGCAAGGCTTGACTCCCCCCGCTACACGATCCTCTTCGCCGCGGCGGTGTGCGTGGTGTGCGCCCTCATGGTATCGGTGGCCGCCGTGTCGCTGCAGCCCCGGCAGAAGGCCAATGCGCGGCTCTACATGGAGAAGAACGTGCTCCTCGCCGCCGGCCTGCTGAAGCCCGGCCAGGAAGTGACGATCAAGGATGTCGAGAAGTTCTTCGAGAAGGACGTCCGGGCGCGCCTGGTGGAGCTCTCCACCGGGGACCTCCTGCCGGAAGGCAGAATGGACGCCCGCGCCTACGACCAGCGCGGCGCGCGCAACGAGCCCGGCCAAAGCCGCGCCGCGCCGGCGAACACCGCGGGCGTCGGGCGCCTGCCCCGGTACGGCGTGGCCTACTTCGTGATGAAGGGCGACCGGGCGGAGCAGGTGGTGATCGCCATCGAGGGCCTGGGGATGTGGGGGACGGTCTATGGGTTCCTGTCGCTCGACCGCGACACCCTCGCCGTGCGCGGCCTCACCTATTACGACCAGAAGGAAACGCCGGGCCTGGGAGGGGAGATCGGCAATCCCGCCTGGCAGGCCCTGTGGGTCGGCAGGCACGTCTATGACGAGAAGGGCGTGCCGCGCATCACGGTGGTCAAGGGGCAGGCGGGACCGCCGGACAAGGACCCGCTGCACGTAGACGGGCTGTCGGGCGCGACCATCACCAGCAAGGCCATCACGCGCCTCACGCAGTTCTGGCTTTCCGACGACGGCTACGGAAAGTTCCTCAGGCGATTCAAGGAAACGGGCTGAGCATGGACAAGCACCAGCGCGAAGCCCTCCTCGCCCCCATCCTTGCCAACAACCCCATCGGCGTGCAGGTGCTGGGCATCTGCTCGGCGCTCGCCATCACCACGCGCATGGACAAGGCGCTCGTGATGACGCTGGGCGTGCTGCTGGTCACGATGCTCGCCAACGTGGCCGTGAGCCTGGTGAGGAACCACACGCCCGGCTCGATCCGCATCATCGTGCAGTTGTCGATCATCGCCTCTCTCGTGATCGTCTTCGACCAGGTGCTGAAGGCGACGCTCTACGAGCTCTCGCTCGAGCTTTCCGTGTTCGTGGGCCTCATCATCACCAACTGCATCGTCATGGGCCGCGCCGAGGGCTACGCGATGCAGAACCCGCCGCTCGCCTCGGCCCTGGACGGCATCGGCAACGGGCTGGGCTACGGGCTGGTGCTGATGCTCACCGCGTTCATCCGGGAGTTTCTCGGCGCGGGAAAGGTGTTCGGCTTCGCGGTGCTGCCGCTCGTCAAGGACGGCGGCTGGTACGTGCCCAACGGCATGATGCTCATCGCGCCCTCCGGGCTCTTCATCATCGCCGGTCTCATCTGGCTGCTTGAAGGCCCTGAAGCCCGAGCTGCAGGACAAGGACTAGCGGGATGGAACACTACCTCAACATCGCGATCCGCTCGATCTTCCTCGAGAACATGGCCCTCGCCTTCTTCCTGGGCATGTGCTCGTTCCTGGCCTGCTCGAAGAAGGTGCAGACCGCGATGGGGCTTGGCGCCGCCGTGATCTTCGTGCAGGTGCTCACCGTGCCGCTCAACAACCTGATCCTGGTCCATCTGCTGAAGGAAGGGGCGCTGGGCTGGATCTCACCCGCGCTCGCCAAGGCCGACCTTACCTTCCTCGCCTTCATCCTCTTCATCGGCACGGTGGCCGCCGCCGTCCAGGTGGTGGAAATGATGGTCGAGAAGTTCGCGCCCGCCCTCTATTCCACGCTCGGCGTGTTCCTTCCGCTCATCGCCGTGAACTGCGTGATCCTCGCCGGCTCCCTCTTCATGCAGGAGCGCGACTACGGCTTCACAGAGAGCGTCGTGTACGGGATCGGGTCGGGGCTCGGCTGGGCGATCGCGATCGTCGCCATGGCGGCGGTGCGCGAGAAGCTCGCCTACTCGAATCCGCCGGCGGGCCTGCGCGGGATCGGCATCACCTTCGTGGTCGCGGGCCTCATGTCCGTTGCCTTCATGATGTTCTCCGGAATCCAGCTCTGACGGCGCGCCCATGACCGAAATCGTCCTCGGCGTCTTCATGTTCACGGCGGTGGTGCTGCTGCTCGTGGTCATCCTGATGGCCGCGCGCTCGAAGCTCGTGGCCACGGGCGAGGTGACGATCACCATCAACGACGACCCGGCCAAGGCGATCAAGGTGCCCGCGGGCGGCACGCTGCTGGCCAAGCTCGCCGACAACCACATCTTCATTCCCTCCGCCTGCGGCGGCAAGGGCGCCTGCGGTGTGTGCGAGGTCGTGGTGCGGGAAGGCGGCGGCGATCTCCTGCCCACGGAAGCGGGATACATCTCGCGCGGCGAGGCGAAGCGCGGTTGCCGCCTCGCCTGCCAGGTGAAAGTGAAGGGCGACATGAAGATCGAGATCGCCCCCGAGATCTTCAGCGTCCGCAAGTGGACGTGCCAAGGTCGTCTCCAACCGCAACGTGGCCACCTTCATCAAGGAACTCAAGCTGGCGCTTCCCGAAGGCGAGGAAGTGCCCTTCCGCGCCGGCGGCTACGTGCAGATCGAATGCCCGCCGCATTCGCTTTCGTTCCGCGATTTCGCGATCGAGGAGCCCTTCCGCGCCGACTGGGACAAATTCGACCTGTGGCGCTTCAAGTCGAAGGTCGCCGAGACCGTGACGCGCGCCTATTCCATGGCCAATTACCCGATGGAAAAGGGGCAGCTCCTCTTCACCATCCGCATCTGCTTCCCGCCGGGCTACAAGGAGACGATCCCGCCGGGCATCATGAGCTCGTGGATCTTCAACCTGAAGGAAGGCGACGAGGTCACGGTCTCGGGGCCCTTCGGCGAGTTCTTCGCGCGCGACACCGACGCCGAGATGTGCTTCATCGGCGGCGGCGCGGGCATGGCGCCGATGCGCTCCCACATCTTCGACCAGTTCCACCGGCTGGACACGAAGCGCAAGGCGACCTACTGGTACGGGGCGAGGAGCCTCAAGGAGGCGTTCTACCAGGACGAGTTCGACGCCATCGCGAAGGCGCACCCGAACTTCAGGTGGCATCTCGCGCTCTCCGAGCCGCTGCCCGAGGACCAGTGGACCGGCTACACCGGCTTCATCCACCAGGTCCTGTACGACGAGTACCTGAAGAACCACCCCGCGCCCGAGGACATCGAGTACTACATGTGCGGGCCCGGACCCATGACCAAGGCCGTGATCGACATGCTGCTGGATCTCGGCGTGGAGCGTGAGAACATCATGCTCGACGATTTCGGCAGCTGACGGCGAGGAGACGGCGAATGACGATAGTCACCGTAATGGACGCCCTGCGCGACAGGGGCATGGACAAGCTGCACTCGATCCCCGCCTCCGCCAGCGTGGCCGAAGCCGTGGAGATGATGGCCGGGAACGAGATCGGTGCCGTGGTGGTGAGCACCGAGGACGCACTCGTCGGCGGCATCTTCACCGAGCGCGACGTGATGATGCGGCTCGTGCGCGCCGGCCTCGACCCGAAGCGCACGCCCCTGTCGATGGTGATGACGCGCGACGTGCATTTCGTCTCGCCGGGCACCACGCTCGAGGCGGCGCTCGCCCTCATGTACGTGCACCGCCACCGGCACCTGCTCGTGATCGAGGGCCCTCACGTGCACGGGCTTGTCTCGATGCGTGACCTCGCCTACCACCTGATCCGCCACGGGGAGGGCCGCTTCGAGGCGGCCGTTCGCCTCGCCGGCGGGCCGGGCACCTGAACGATTTTTCCCTGTCGAAGGATTGCTCCTCGACCACGGAAGGACAGACACCATGGACACCCTCCTCTCCCCCCGCCGCCGCGCGATCATCAAGGCGCTCGGCGCCACCGCGTTCCTCGCCGGTTGCGGCGAGATCCCCGGCGGGCTGGCCCGGCGGCCGCTCGCGGCCTTCCAGGGCCCTGCGATGGGCACCGTGTGGAACGCGAAGCTCGCGGGCCCGCTGGCCGAGGGGCTCGCGAAGCGCGCTTCGACCGCCGTCGCCGCTGCGCTCGAAGGAGTCGTCGCGCGCATGTCCACCTATGTCGATACCTCGGAGCTTGCGCGCTTCAACGCGCTGGCATCCGGCAAGGCGCTCGCCGTCTCCCGCGAAACGCTGGAAGTCTTCTCGATTGCGCGTGACGTCAGCAAGGCCACCGGTGGCGCCTTCGACGTGACCGTGGCGCCGGCGGTCGATGCCTGGGGCTTCGGGCCTGCCAAGGCACATCGCATCCCGCCGGGGGCGGAGCTGGCCGAGATGGCCTCGCGCATCGACTGGCGCGCCATTGCCATCGACCGCGACGCGGGCACGCTCGCCAAGACGCGCGACGGCGTTCGCGCCGATCTCTCGGGCGTCGCCAAGGGTTACGGCGTCGATCTCGCGGCCCGCGCGCTGGACGCAATGGGTGCGACCGATTACATGGTGGAAGCCGGAGGCGAAGTGCGGGTGGCCGGCCGCAACGCGGAAGGCGAGCCGTGGCACATCGGCATCGAGCGTCCCGACGCTGCCGGGCAGCAGGCGTTGCTCGTGGTGCCGCTCGACGGGCTCTCCATGGCCACTTCCGGCGACTACCGCATCTACTTCGAGCAGGGCGGGCGCCGCTACTCCCACGAGATCGATCCGGCCACGCGCGAGCCCGTGCGCGGGCGACTCGCCTCCGTCACCGTGGTGGGGAAGGACTGCGCGTGGGCGGACGCCATGGCCACCGCCCTCTTCGTGATGGGCGCCGGGCGCGGACTGGCCTTCGCCACGGAACACGCGATCGCCGCGTGCTTCATCGAGCGCGGCGACAACGGCACGCTCGCTGACCGGCAGACGCCCGCCTTCGCGAGGCTGGGCGCCCGGCACGCCAAGGCCTGATCGCCATGGAAGAGACGCTCGTCGCCGTCTTCCTCGTCACGTTCGTGTTCATCGGGCTTGCGGTGGGCGGCATGGCCCTGGGCTCGCGGATGACCGGCCGTTGCCTGCGCGGGTCCTGCGGCGGACCGGAAGTCCTCGGACCGGACGGCAAGAAGATCTCCTGCGTGGGCTGCCCGAATCACCAAGGCGATTAGTCTCGAAAAAGAGGGCAGCCCCCGGAAAAGGGGTCTGTCCCCTTTTTCGGTTATTTCTTCCTGCGCGCCTTCGGTTTCGGCCTGGAGGCTTCCCGGGTGGCTTCGCTGGCGGCATCTCCGGCGGCCTCGACCGCGCGTCCCATCGCTTCGGCGGCATCGGTGCCGGCCTGCGTCATCATGTTCCACGCCCACATCGCAGGGTTGGGCGCTTCCTCCTCGGCGACGGGTTGCGGCTGGCCCTCGCTCATCGCGGCCTTGATGCGCTCGCCGCCCTTCACCATCTGTCGCTGGAACTCGAGCGACTTGATGGACAACTGCAGCATGCTGAGGTTCGCCTTCAGCCAGTGCTCGACCGTTTCGAGTTCCGCGATCTTCTTCTCGAGTTCCTTCGCGTCCAGCACCGGGAACATGAGGCTTTGCACGGGGTAGGCCCCCGGGTTCACCATTTTCTGCCAGAGGTCGAACATGTCCTGCGGCGTGACGGGCTTGGTCATGGCTGTCCCTGCTTGTCGTGACGGGCGATGAAGTCGCGGATCTTCGGGTAGATCATTTCGCGGTACTTGCGCCCGGAGAAGATGCCGTAGTGGCCGACGCCGGGGGCGAGGAAGTGCTGCCTCGCCTTCGCGGAAACGGCCTTGCACATCCCGTGCGCCGCCCGCGTCTGCCCGGGCCCGGAGATGTCGTCGATCTCCCCCTCGATGGTGAAGAGCGCGGTGCGCTTGATGGCCTGGGGCCGGACGCGCTCGCCGCGCACCTCGAGCAGGCCGCGCGGCAGCAGGTGCTTGTGGAAGACGCGCTCGACTGTCTCCAGGTAATACTCGGCCGGCAGGTCCATCACGGCGTTGTACTCGTCGTAGAAGCGCCGGTGCGATTGCGCGCTGCTGCCGTCGCCCTGGATCAGGTGGTGGTAATACTGCACGTGGGAGCCGAAGTGCCGGTCCGGGTTCATCGACACGAAGCCGGCGAACTGCAGGAACCCGGGATAGACGCGGCGCATGAAGCCCGGGTAGCGCAGCGGCACGCGCTGCACCACCTTCGACTCGAACCACGACATCGGCCGGTGCTGCGCGAAATCGTTGACCGCGGTGGGGCTCGAGCGCGTGTCCAGCGGCCCGCCCATCAGCGTGAGCGACCGGGGCAGCGCCTCGCCCGCCGCCGCCATGAGCGACACGCCGGCAAGCACCGGCACCGTCGGCTGGCAAACCGAGATCGAGTGCGCCGTCGGGCCCACGAAGCGCAGGAACTCGCGAACGTAGTCCACGTAGTCGTCGAAGTGGAACGGTCCGGCGGAAAGCGGCACTTCCTTCGCGTCGATCCAGTCGGTGATCCACACGTCGTGGTCGGGAAGGAGCGTCCTCACCGTATCGCGCAGCAGCGTGGCGAAATGCCCCGAGAGCGGCGCGAACACGATCACCCGGGGCTGCGGCGGCGCTCCCTGCTTCACGAAATGCAGCAGGCGGCAGAAGGGCTTCGCCACCTCGAACACCTCGGCGACGGCGCAGTCGCGCCCGCAGACGCGCACCGTGCCGATCCCGAACTCGGGGCGCTCGTAGCGCTGCGTGAGGCGGCCCATGAGGTCGAACGCGGCCGCGACGTTGCGGCTTCCGGGCAGGCGCGACAGCAGGCTTGCGGGGTGGCCGTAGAAATCGTTGGCCATCCGGGCCAGGACTTGCCACGGCTCCATCGCCGCGCGCTGCCAATCGTATAACTGGTAGAGCACTCCCCACCTCGCCGTCCATGCTGCATTGCGGCGTAGTGTAGCGGGTTTCGATCGGCGGCGAGATCGATGCGGCGCGGAATCGCGAGCGGGGACGGCGCTCTGGTAAAGTGCCCGCCATGCCCCCCGAAGCCAACCGCAGGAACGGCGAGTCCCTGCCACTTTTCCCGGCCGTCGACTCGCACAGCGGAGGCTACCTGCAACGGGATGGCGAGCACCGCCTGTACTGGGAGGAGAGCGGCAATCCCCAGGGCGTGCCGGTCGTCTTCCTGCACGGTGGACCCGGGGCGGGCGCGGGCCCGGTGCACCGCCAGTTCTTCGACCCGGCCCACTACCGCATCGTGATCTTCGACCAGCGCGGCGCCGGCCGCTCCACGCCGCTGGGCAGCCTCGAGGCCAACACGACGCCGGACCTGGTTGCCGACATCGAGCGGCTGCGCGAAAGCCTGGGAATCGAACAATGGATGGTCTTCGGCGGCTCGTGGGGATCGACGCTCGCGATTGCCTACGCGGAGCACCATCCGGCCAGATGCCTCGCGCTCGTGCTGCGCGGCATCTTCCTCGGCCGGCCCGCGGAGATCGACTGGTTCCTGAACGGAATCCGCAACGTCTTTCCCGAGCCCTGGCGCGAGTTCGCCGCGTTCATCCCCGAAGCGGAGCGCGGCGACCTGCTTGGTGCCTACCACCGGCGCCTCACCGACCCCGACCCCGCGATACACCTGCCGGCCGCACGGCGCTGGAGCGTGTACGAGGGTTCGTGCTCGACGCTCCTGCCCAACCCGGCGCTGGTGGCCGACTTCGCCTCCGACCGCGTGGCGCTTGGGCTCGCGCGCATCGAGGCGCACTACTTCGTCAACCGCCTCTTTCTGCCCGACGATTTCCTGCTCGCGAACATAGATCGCATCCGCCACATTCCCGCGGTGATCGTGCAGGGGCGCTACGACGTTGTGTGCCCCGCGGTCACCGCCGACGACCTGCATCGCGCCTGGCCGGAGGCGGAGTACCAGATCGTTTCCGATGCGGGACATTCCGCGTTCGAACCCGGCATACGCTCGCGGCTCGTTGCGGCGATGGAGCGGTTCAAGACGATTGGGGAGTTACGCGGCCCAAAGACTTTGGACACGGATGAACACGGATGAACACGGATAACTGCCAGACAATGTGAATTCTTCGAGTGGATGGAAGGCGTCGACGTGCGCACCCTCCATGTCGAACTCATGAATCATCAGCTTTTATCCGTGTTTATCCGTGTTCATCCGTGTCCAAAGTCTTTGGGCCGCGTAACTCCCCGCCCCCCCGTCGCCAGCCACCCCACCCCTAATTCGCGACCATCAGGTAAGCCACGTCCGCGGCGTATCCGGCCACCTTCCGGTGCAGCTTCCTGCGCTGTTCCGCCGCGAGAGTCGCATCCAGCGCGGCGATCAGCGCGAACACCTGCTCGTCGCGTACCTTCGTCATCGCGGCGTATTCCGGCTGTCGCCAGCTGTCGGTGTCGATGAGCAGGCGCGTGAGGCCCGCGATCATGGCCTCGCGCGGCGGCCGGGCGCGGACGAGGGCGACAGTCGCCGCCTGCCGCAGGCGCCGGTCGGCCATCCACGCGTCGGTGATGTCCTCCATCGCCGCCACGCGGGCGCGAACCAGGTCCTGCTGCGCCGGGGATAGCCTCCCGGTCCAGTCGTCGATCTGGTCGATGAATCGCTTCGCCCGCGCCTCGAGTCGTTCCTGCGCGGAGGAACCCATCGCGCTTTCCTTCTCCATCTTGGCGTTGTTCTCCCGGAACTTGCGGTCCAGGCGCTCGACCTGCTCGGGGT
This Betaproteobacteria bacterium DNA region includes the following protein-coding sequences:
- a CDS encoding cyclic nucleotide-binding domain-containing protein — its product is MDPRLKELVGKSVLAKELSDGDVAVVAGLVRLHRLEDGQVITPEGEPDSHMHVIVNGALAVSRPGPDGTWENLHVMTAGDLVGELSFLDGTPRYAALRAVGQTEIFSLDRADIESLVEKHPWIAYRIMRAIVRFTHGLQRRLSMQSAELMHYLYKNQAKY
- a CDS encoding phosphomannomutase/phosphoglucomutase, which produces MASPIAPEIFKAYDIRGIVDKTLTEEAAELIGRGLGTMGAKKRVKRFIVGRDGRLSGPRLVAALTRGLNAAGMDVTDIGVVATPMVYYATYELGTGSGVMVTGSHNPPEYNGLKMMVAGDTLASEAIQDLRKLVESGKFASGNGSADSKDMKAAYLDRITGDVKLGRLMRIAIDCGNGSPGAIAPALYRKLGCEVQELFCEVDGNFPNHHPDPSQPKNLQDLIRAVKEGHAEVGLAFDGDGDRLGVVTKNGKIIYPDRQLMLFAADVLQRNPGAQVIFDVKSTRNLFSWIRAHGGEPVLWKTGHSLIKAKLKETGAPLAGEMSGHIFFKERWYGFDDGLYAGARLLEILSRAPDVTQALEGLPDSISTPELQLALDKEGENHALIASLQKSARFEGATEVITIDGLRVEYPDGFGLMRASNTTPVVVLRFEADTDAALTRIQDDFRRVLAAARPGAKLPF
- a CDS encoding Na(+)-translocating NADH-quinone reductase subunit A — protein: MHTIKRGLDLPIAGSPIQSIGDGPAMSRVALLGADYVGLKPTLLVQPGDKVLRGQPLLEDKKTPGVRYTAPAAGHVFAVLRGEKRAFRSLVIEVSPEDGPDAQVAFANWNGAPPVQGDGAALRALLVESGLWTAFRVRPFSRVPAPEAIPEAIFVTAMDTRPLAPRVDVALAGREEDFAAGILALRELTPGPVYVCREPGSALRVPRAERIEIEEFSGPHPAGNAGTHIHFLHPVGHGRSVWHVGSQDAAAIGHLLATGKLDVARVVSLAGPGVLRPRLLRTRLGASMAELTSGELAPGEQRIVSGSVLDGRAATDEAEAFLGRYQQQVSVLPEGRDRELFGWIAPGRDKFSVAGVVLGAFARARKRVFTTTTNGSHRAMVPIGTHEAVMPLDILPTFLLRALLMGDAERAEALGALELDEEDLALCTYADPGKNDYAPMLRDVLHRLEREA
- a CDS encoding Na(+)-translocating NADH-quinone reductase subunit C, with the translated sequence MARLDSPRYTILFAAAVCVVCALMVSVAAVSLQPRQKANARLYMEKNVLLAAGLLKPGQEVTIKDVEKFFEKDVRARLVELSTGDLLPEGRMDARAYDQRGARNEPGQSRAAPANTAGVGRLPRYGVAYFVMKGDRAEQVVIAIEGLGMWGTVYGFLSLDRDTLAVRGLTYYDQKETPGLGGEIGNPAWQALWVGRHVYDEKGVPRITVVKGQAGPPDKDPLHVDGLSGATITSKAITRLTQFWLSDDGYGKFLRRFKETG
- the nqrE gene encoding NADH:ubiquinone reductase (Na(+)-transporting) subunit E; the protein is MEHYLNIAIRSIFLENMALAFFLGMCSFLACSKKVQTAMGLGAAVIFVQVLTVPLNNLILVHLLKEGALGWISPALAKADLTFLAFILFIGTVAAAVQVVEMMVEKFAPALYSTLGVFLPLIAVNCVILAGSLFMQERDYGFTESVVYGIGSGLGWAIAIVAMAAVREKLAYSNPPAGLRGIGITFVVAGLMSVAFMMFSGIQL
- a CDS encoding CBS domain-containing protein, with protein sequence MTIVTVMDALRDRGMDKLHSIPASASVAEAVEMMAGNEIGAVVVSTEDALVGGIFTERDVMMRLVRAGLDPKRTPLSMVMTRDVHFVSPGTTLEAALALMYVHRHRHLLVIEGPHVHGLVSMRDLAYHLIRHGEGRFEAAVRLAGGPGT